The Pyrus communis chromosome 8, drPyrComm1.1, whole genome shotgun sequence region agtttttaacggaatgaccaaaatcatggatggtggacaatctcagggaccatttctattaatcatgcaaatctcaggaaccattttgtataataacccaaGCGGATATGCTTACTTACGCACtcgagtttgaattttttttcttcgtgCAATTTAGATTAGCTGATAGTAGAAGCTTAAAGTTCGATCAAAATTCTGAAAATTATGAGTTGtaaaagcatctccaatgggTGATGTTGCAAGGGGGAACATGGAGATTACAGTGTTCATCTTTAATGTATGTGCTACTAAGAACCAAATAGAAGTTTTGAGTATAAAACCCGTAAGAGTTGCTCTAACAAACTAAACTATTGAGTCCTGAATTcaaattctttatttatttttctttattatagAATATCccttgttttaaaaataaaaaatcaatcatgtgaTAATATTTGTGCatcttatatataaatatggtaTCAAGCTTGTACAACTATTTGGTTTACATATATTCTTCGATTAAAATTTATCATTATTCATAAATGCATGCATACACCATCATGTATTTCCATTACTCTCAAAGTTATTTATGATTAATTATTAAAGATAACTACATAGTATTACTATTGCTCATCTAGTACTAATCTCCTTAATTGTTCTATATATATAGGTGCCTTCTTTCACTTTCAGCCACTATAAGAGTCCAGGCACCAGCAGTAGTAATCAGACCTTGAGATTTCCATCATTTGATCTGGGCTCATCCTCTCAAGCTCATTTTGGCGCCACGCCGCAAAGTTATTTCGGTTTTTAGTGTCGGAAGCTAGCGGGTATGCCTCTACTTTGTGAACTTGGGATCTCATTCTCTTGTAGATCTTCATTGTTGCAACACAATCCTCATAAGGATCTTGAATGCCTGTTTGAATGTCATACCTATATAGATTATATGTAAAATTGCATTAGTACTAATATGTAGCTagaatttatatttatatatagagGGAACTAATAGTAGGGTTGGGTACTTGCCCAAGATATGCTTGTGTGAGATACTTGAGGGAGTTGCTGAGCTTGCTTGATTTCATCAATGGAGGATATTTTGCAGTATCCCTATACAGTCAGTCACGTTTAGAACTAGAATTTCAATTGAAATTCGCAATGGAAAGttgtatgtgtgtatatgtgatcctatatttttataaatatatatagataattgTTACTTGGTACTTTAAAATAGTCATTGTGCACTTCGctgtcttttattttcttttcattgatCGAAGAGAGTCTGATGATTTTATAAAAtggatatttttttgtttggatgaaagaaaaataagttGAATTACCTAATCATTACTTGTGGATATTCAACCTGCAGAGAGTCAAGGTCATGATCCAAACCGTGACCCACAAGAATCCTAGCTCTTCCACTTCGGAGTCGAATCCTCCACATTGGTTCCCCATTGCACAGGAAGTCTTGGATCTTCTTTTGCACTTGCCTCAAAGGGATTGCATCCCTCAAGTATTCAGGGCGAATACCAGTTGTTTCATACCTGTATATATACAAGTATAAAGCAAAATGATCGGTCATGTATATAAAAATGAACCCATTCAATCTCTAAATCACACTCCGAAATGATGACCATATTCTCTTAAAGCAACGACATCTTTATTGTAGGAAGTACAATTTTCACAATATCTTcgtcttttgttttgtttcatccAATAGTCAGAAATAAAGAAGAGTGAAATCATTCCCCTATATATTTACGCTACAAACGTCACATATTAGTTAGTATAATTCTTCATATAAATGCATATATACCTATAGTTTGTGACTGGAATCAGTGGCATGACATAAGACTGAAAGATGATGTTGTCATATTCATCAGTGAGGCAGACCTTTGCGCAGAGATCCAGGGAGCCATCGCTGCCACCACCAACCATTTTGCAAGCAAGTGCAACAACTTGAGTGCCTCCTGTGCTACCACTTTCAGTATTGTCACGAATGCCCAGATTAGCAAAGCGACCAAGTAATccctgaaatgtattatatggaatgaatttaaatttatagCAAATAGGGTTTGGGCAAAATGTTCATGATTAATAAGGTAGTGTGTGCTGATTAATACAGCGTTGCCGCCAGACAGTTGGCATCTGTCCTGGTGAACCCTAAGAGCATACGGGCTTTCGAGGATGGCTAAGCAGATTTTGCATCCTCTGGTGCTGAATATATTTCTGCATTCTTGTTTTGGCAATGGCCCTGAAAATAGAAATAATAGGATTATTATTTGCAAAAGAAATTTGGGATTATGTAATTAATAACTGTTTTTTGTATAAGAGATATAGTTTACTCTAAATTAATTTAAGCTACGGAGAGAAGGATTTGAACTTTGATGCAGAAAGAGGAAACACAGTTTATAGTCAACTTGGCTACGCTCACTTGATCTGCATAATTTGTTTGTTACCTATAAGATGTTCCCTGAGAGATTCAAAATATCTGCAATGCTTCTTACAAATTCCACACATGGGTTCATGAGCTGAGTGGTATGAGGTTCTCATGTGCTCCACTAAGTGCTCGATTCTATTGAATTGTCGATAGCATGCTGCACACTTGTTCCTGATTAATCACCGCATATATATAATTCTCATTAGTTTATATACTAATCATCCATGATTAATCGAAAAAATtacttacaagttacaacttaattaagCTGAAAAAAAATGTGCATGCAGTGATATTTCTGTAtgtgttgagagagagagagagaaagatatatatatatatatatatatatatatatatatatatatatatatataacctcaGAATTTCTGTTGATTCGACTTTATACTCCATGGTGGTTGCTACTGAAGAAGAAGCTAGACTTGAAGAGAAAGATGGAGGGTGTGGAAGGTATTTATAGCAGTACTGGTATGTGGTAGTATAGGAGGAAGATATTAGATTCGGCCGAGTGGAGATTGATATATGATTCCTTGAAGAAATAAAGTAACCAAAAAATTCTAACCTATAAGATCTGCAGTactatgttttttctttttcatacacTAGGACGTACTGCTACTAAAAGTTTTTACCATACAACAAATTTTTACGAGTACAGAAACATAAGACATGTGGTCTACTATTATGTATTATACTAAATAGATGCGAACAAGAAGGTAAAATGACTTACTTACAGAGtatgtaataaaaaattaacgtGTTATATAATTTAAGTGGAATAATAATATCACGCGATTCTGTTCTAagtaaatgaaaaatttgttcaAAATTGAGAACATTTGTAGTGACCCAAAAGCTTAATCAGGGGCCCACCATTCAACTCGAATGCATGAACTATATTTTAGAACTTCATGTCATGATTTAGAAGGACGGGTTAGATGCCCACTATATTAACTAGTAAGTACACAGATTTTGATGTGAAATTAttgaattctcaacactccctcTCACGTAAGACCGTCACATAGTAGGCTACAAGTGGTACTATTTCCGCATTGATCATTCAAGCGCGGAAGCAAGGCAAGTTAGTAAACCCGATAAGTCATGCAAGACAAGATCATTACACAATTTGAGCCTAATCAAATATCTGCTCTGACACCATATTAAGATTTCATAAAGACGCACCAACCACCTACTAATAAATGTGCCAATCTTATCCCCCAACTCACATCTTTTCACCTAAACAGCATAACATGTATGATGTTTTTATAACTAGAAGTGAAACAATTCAAAATAAACTgtatttaattttgtcaattttccGATATGAAATTCTTTGCACTCTTCGATAACTTTCGGCACTACTGCAATCTGCATCAAAAGTGTCTGTGGAGCAATATTACCCATTTGAATCTTCTCTTTCAGTTAAAGAAggatttctttttaatttattggATTAGTAATGTGTAAAGTATATGTATAGCTTTGGGTTGACGTAGGTTTTAATTTGCATGCTAATGCATGTCATCAGAACACTAATCAAGTCCCATGCTGCAGCAGCAATTAGATGAGAAGCATCAGATGAAATCTTTAATCTCTCGTCGACTTCGTCGTTACCTTTTGATATATAATATTCTGGTCAAAGTTGTCTTTGCATCTGTGCACCAAGAGATTCAGAGCGAGATGAGAAACCCGCACGAATGGTTTGTTGCTAATTTGGGATGTGACCAAAAAAGGAATGAAACCTTTTATTGTTCTTTGCTGAAATTCTGGGATATAAAGTATGATGGTTGACGGTGACAAAAAGTCCGACATTACAGCTAATGGAACGTGAGGACGTAGTGGGATGGTAGAAGATAAGGTTTTCAACTAGCTCGTAAAGATAAACatgaaaaattatttgattatGTCAAGAGTTCAGATAAACAGATTATAATTCACTGCTAAATACATTGATATTGATGGAGAAATCGAACGGTTGTTGATGGAGAACCAGACGGACGATGACATAAAGGAGAAGGTGTAGAGGTTGGCACGCGTCGAGGAAGCGAATctgtgatggtgatggtgatggttgcTCTGCTAATTGTTGTGGTGGTGGTCCTGGTATGAACTATGAACCCAGAAATGGGGaaaaaggaagggaaaaaaTTGGACTGTAATGAACATCCATTCCAGCAAATGAAAGTACGGAGGATTTCAAAAATCCGAAGCTCGGCAAATCTTCAAATGGTCACTTCttgaatttctgaaatttaatttttctaatttcttgaattttatgGGTTTATATCTGTGTTTTTCGTTTTGGGATTTGTTTTTGTGGGgttcttcattttgattttttggaaCTCTCCCTTTGCCATTTTGTGTTTGGTGGCTTTTCCTAGAAAAATGGTGACGGCCAGGAGATTAAAGAAATGACTGTGGGGCGAAAGCCCCAGTGGGTGATGATGGGATTCGAAGAGAGGGAAAATGATAAGAGTGAGAGGCTCGGTTGATCCCCATTCGAAGGGGAACGATCGGGGTTTTGCGATCGGCGGTGTATCAGACGTTGCCGGAGGAGGAGGAAATTTGGCTTTGCTTAGGGACGAGGAAGAAGGGGGACGGAGGAGAGACTGAGGAGACTGGAGAGGACGAAGGGGACGATTTATGGGGAGAAATGAGGAaagaagatttttttattaaaattaattttaattgttaaataaaaattaatatttttttattaattaattaattttattattttggttgGCCAAGAAGTAGGTCTCGTAACTACCACGTCATTATTTAACTGCTAAATAGATagataatttaacaaaaatgtttGATATTGCAACGAATTTATAAGTTGATGTATAACATTGCaatatttaaaacatgaggtatgagattgtaattcaaaccaataattgaggtaattttgtgtaatttacccgtGAAAGTTGGTTTCAAGTCAAAGATACATGTTAACATTCTAGACGTCCTATTATACTGACAAGGTAAACTATTATGCGTTGATATGATTGCACTACAAAATTATGTTCAAATTAGAGAATACCTATATGTTTTTAATATCGTTAGAAAAACTTTATCGGTTGCGGTTTCAATGCTACAAgtattttagccgttgaatttaattttcatgattgtttaaatttttattttcaatctttgtcatttatttattttcatatcaTCAAATATTACGAAGAATATCCAAACTCAGACAGAATAGAATAGAGGATTTGGACTTTAGAAATGCATGGCATGGCTGGGGAAGAAATATCAGCAAGACTGCCTTTTGACCAAGATGGGCCTCACCAATAGATTCTTCATTCAAACGAGCTTTGGAGATGCCAAGACCAAAAAGCAATTAAAGTTGTACAGCAGTGAAAGCTGAGATCATTCATTCATATTCTGGTGATTCCATCGACCGATCAGCTGGTCCACTTCCATGCAATATGCACCACTGCATGTTTCCTTGACCAACACATCATCCCACCACTACACACATttacacctctctctctctctctctctctctctctctctctctctcgtttcgAATGTCAAACCAAAATCCCAGGCAAAAAAGTGACCTTCACGTCAACTTCAATACCAGAGGTCCAGAAACATGTTTGAATATATGTTAATAGCAATAACTAGGAAAATTAGCAAACCTGATGATGATGAATATAAATTAACGAAAGTGaagaaataaatcatttaatgGAGATGCAGTGTGTTCAATCATATCCTGCCATAGAAGCTCCAAGAAAGTTTATAAACGAGTGAAATGGAAAAGTTTTTGCGACgaagtccttgaagagagtTGAGGTTcgatcataaaaccaattaacaaTATGGGAGTAGCACAAcctcttataagcacatgcaaagtcATTCTTCTCATGAATGTGAAATTCATTCTTAACAGTCCTCACCCCCAATTCAACGATTCTTCCTGCTGCTGTCCTGTTATTTTGGACCCGACTCGTTAACATGACCTGACCCGATCTGTTAATATTAGTATTTGGATGAATgtttaacgggtcgggtcactaaCGGATGAACCCGTTAACAACCCGTTAAATAACAGATCACTTTGGGTCAACCCTTTAGTTGAGGATGTTTGAGTAATTTTACTTTGGGTGCATGTTTCTCGTTTAATACTTTACTCTTGCTTAAACAGTACTACTCATACAATTTTGGGGTTGCCCGCATAGGGCGTACCCGGAAATGAGAGCGGTCCAAGAGACAAGGTTTCTCCTGGGCATTCCATAAAAAAGTTAGTGGGCGTAGTTTAAGTGACCAAATTTGGCATACATATTGATGAGGTGGTTGGTGACAAACAAGTTGGGTGGGTGGATGGGGTTGTGGGCGATCATGTAACGGTGTAAAGAGAGGCTGTCTTggaggcggcggcggcggctgGCACAGGCGTGGAAGAGAGTGGCGTAGGTTTAGGGGCAGTGAGGTGGTGGGGGATGAAGGGAGTGGATGAGTGAGAACGCTTCCTGGAGGTGGCCACGGGTGGCGAGAACCCACACCTGACCGAGCAGATCATTATCATTGGTTTGCACGTCGAGCAGGGTGAAAGATGAGGTGAAGGTTGTCCGATGAGAGATGCGAGACGCGAGGGTGAGAGCACATGGGCGTAACATGACACTTGTTCGATCAGTGTCTTGGTGGAATGTATGCATTATTGCAATACTTTTGCACCCAATGTGGTCATGAAAATGTTACAAGAACCTTGAAACTGAAGTCTACAATATCAGCATCTATACTTGATTAACAGAGAGATGATTAGTTGCTTTACATGTTCATCCAAACGACGTACTACTTTGATCTTCCTGTGGAAATTTTGTACTTATAATCTCATTTATCCTTGTAGGTTTACATATCCAAGTTAGTAACCTTTTCATTAGATATCCAAGTCAGCACCCTTTTATACATCCTTGTAGTTAATATGTGTAATTGTATTggaatgcaaaaaaaaaaaaaaaaatgttaacagGTGTTAACAAGTGAAACGGGTGACCTATTAGATTAACGAGTTTGGTTTGGGTGATCCGTTAACTTAACGGGTCGGATTGAATCCGATCCAAACCCGATCTGTTTACAGGTCTACTACTGCATGCCATCTTCGAGTGGTTTGTGATTGGAGCAGTGGAAAGTTCATGTCATGTTCTAAGTGGGCAACAATAATATTAACAAGCATTCAGTccaagttgtttttttttcctttttcttttagtgtttgtTTAGGTAAAGGTCAATTGCAGGTAGATCGATTGTCAAATTGAAAGGGGCAAATTCTACAGTTAAATCTAAGTTTTACATATTTGAGTTTTTTGTCCAATTTGGGCCCATAATCACTTGTCGTTTGAAAATAAGgttatctccaaccgaagggtccagagagccagagggtcgaaaatagcccaaaaaccgtctccaaccgagagctaggccaaagggctcgtgggctTCACGGAATCTGAAATGGccaaagggccagagggctGGCCCAATCCAGCCAGCCCTGGGCTGGGCCAGAAATTCTAggccaaatttcaaatgcaacggttagctgacgtcagctaaccgttattttttttacacgattttttttcctataacttctattttttttctataacttctattttacaaaatttgttttatattttttttctaaattatatattttttcctataacttcaattttacaaaatttgaatttaatttaagttgttgtttttaaataataaattatgttgtaGATTTTTACAGTActtagccattggatttgaatttgaatttaagttgtaatttttaaataataaattatgtttggtccTATAGCCCTTtggtcctcggttggagacagttttttgtggcagggctaaaacgagccctatggccctcggttggagatggaggcaaatatggtcatgtactgttcattaaaatattaatatcttagaggGTCAAATGGCTAAAATGAGCTATCTGGCCAGCCTTCAGTTGGAGGTGGCCTAAAGTCCTTACAAGTTCATATATTGCTCGCTATAATATATGGGCATTTTAGGCCAATTTCTATGGTTTACTATGTTGGTAAGATTTTAGGATACTTTGTTATTTTAGTATCATATTATTTTCATAATTCGTTTTCTATTTGTACTCTTAAAAATAGAAAGTCTAGGGTTAAAGGTCACTATATAAGCTTTGATATAATTCAATAAATAAGCTTTGAGGTTTTTTTCATAATATCAAGGGTTCATGTCAAACTCGTATCATATCATAGCTAGGGTTCTTGAAATTAACCAAGACCACTTATCGTGGCTAAATTAACACAGTATATGCAAGGCCATGCATGGTTGCGATCACTGCGAGTGAGGaagaattaatttaacaattcgGTCTAGTAatgctttattttttaatatcaaaAAAAGTTTTAAACTCGAATCTCGGTCTAATTAATCTAAAGTGTAGTGAGCAACGATAGAGGATGACATTCAAGATGGACCAATTTGTGCCCTTTATTTGGCAAGTACGTGATCCATGCATGTGTGCATATAATGTGAAGGAACCACTTGATTTTAGAACAAAGTCAAAAACCTACGCCAAAAGGAGATAAACGTTCCTAAAGCTAAAGCTAATAAAATGATATGCTTTTCTTAATTCTGAATATCCTGTGTCCAAAGATTGAATTTACTTATgctgccttcttcttcttgtttgttttattaAGAAAATGTCAAACGTGCACCTCAAAAGAAGAATATACAAGTGCAAATACAGCAGCTATCATGATAGGTATTCAGTTGCAAACTAGAAATCCAGCACCAGAAGCTGCAAATGAAGGGAATATTTTTGTTCACCGGTTTGAGAGTGTGCCCTATGCATGTCAAATAAGTAACCAGCATCATCAtaatcaacaaaggaagaatcAGCTCGAGGACAAAGGATGTTGGTGCTGTCACTCGAGGAAGCATAGGggtagaacaagcccaaatccgcaGAAAAAAGGGCATGCATAGGGGCTTGGTCCGACAAAAGGCCGCCCAGCAGAGCAAGTGCACTGTAGAGATGGGGCGGGCCGAGAAGATAGAAGCCTAGGGGGTAGCTGcaggctgcaatgatgaaagtcCAAAGGAATGGGCTTAGGCTCAAAGCGCTACAGCAGGCCCAAAACATAGGCTGCACAGTAGACGCCAAAACAACTTAGTTTGGAGCAAGAGTAGGAGTTGCTAAGGATGGCAAGGGGACGGATTAGGTTCAGATGTGTCATCCTCATATATGAACCTGTTTATTTTCTCTGAATCCGAACCTGTAGAATCTTTGAATGGATTTTCCCCATAATTGAACTCGTCGGGTGACGGATTTTTGATCGGGGAACGGTTTTCCCCATTATGATATTTAtaagtttatttatattattaactaaatgaagaatattaaaaaaacgaTATTAAATAAATTGTTATTATTAATACAATTGATACAATGCATCTAATAAGTAATattgctacttagtactacgatctagtgatattcctcttcacttgtaagtaagatgtcttaggtttgattctcggcCAATGCGagtttaaaccacattattgctagcctattgagaggctaagcccacctcctcctcatagtgtagataatatcacttgttcaaaaataagtaatattaaaaatttatattacTAAGAAAACATTTACACTCTTAAAAATTATAACCATATAATTCCTATTATTAATGatataaaagtaaataattaatttcatatttaataATGCATGATTATTAACAAACCCTTttcatataataaatatttatatttttttattcataaatGAAATGGTTCGATTTCGAGTATGGGATTAGGATAGATACCCCAATAATCATAACcgaacccaaaaccaaaaaatttccTCGATATTTACCTATAATCGTAAAATACCCGAAATTTTATATCCGAAACCAAACCATTTGGATCGGTTACTTACGGAAATCGGATTCTACAGGTTAAATTGTCATCCCCAGAAGTTGCAGGCTTGGTTCTGCTCGATGGTGCGGCTCGACTTGGCTTTAGGCCATGCCATGCGTGGTGGCGTGGCTCAGCCGctatctctttttttctttcttttcagttttagagttttaaaaaCCTTAGTTAAGTTGCGTGTGCATgaacatgtttatatatattgaACCATATAAGCAACATATATAATAATAAGACTAGAATTCATGCATCTTGGGAAATGTTTTCATGCTAACATGAGCTTATAAAATATCAATAATGTGTTTTTGAATAACCTACTTTTGCTGGATAAGAAATAAAGTCTTTGAATGCTAGTTGTAGAAGAACCTCTTCCACAAACCTTCAGTTTCTTAGTGTCAGCAAGAGCGTGTTGATATTTAACTGAAGATTTATAAAGGGATGAAGAGAGGGCGTGACGGCAAATAGAGAAAAGATAGAATATGTGAATTATGAGGTGTGTATTATATCATtctattgtgtttttatttataatagtaatTAAGGAATAGAAAAATTTTGTGCTCACTTTGATAGAGAAAATAATTAACAACTACCCAACAAATTACGGACAAAATAGTAATATTGTACAATTTAGAAATCAAACGTGGAAGAAACAAATTCCACCACGTTTGCAAATCAATTTTTCTCAAACTGTTAGATTTCCTTGCCGAGGAGGATAGGAGGAGGCCATTCCATCAGTTTATATCACAAACTTCAGATATCCCAGCAGAGGCCATTGGTAAAGGTTATGGTACTGAATAAAGCAGAAAAAAGACGTATGTATGTTTAGCGCAACAAGTCATAGTAGTTTCAATCTTTGTCCAAAGTGTGCAATTTGGGATGATGGATGATGAATTACAGATGGTTGCACTTGTTATTTAAAGTTACTTCATGCTTCCTctttagttttcttattttcattCTGATATATAGGTTCTCTACACTTGTTGTTTGTAGTTtgactgtttatttttactCTTCAATGTTGTACATATGTATTTTATCAACAATGATTAATGCATTCGTTACTGTTTTCCACAAAGAGTTTGCACTCTTTCTTCCAAACGTTAGTGACATTGGTGATTAATTTTAGCAACAAAAAAACATTGAAGCCATCGCCATGGATGTGAGGATTGGTGGTACGTGATCAGAGattgaaaaccctaaaaactgGATGTTGACGTGTAGGGTTGAGTTGAGGAAAAGTAACGTGAAACTTGAACGGGCAAACGAAAACATTTGGCACTTCAAGTGTAGGTTGGTTTTCTTctctcacaatttttttttctttctgttcttcttccttttccagCAAATTTTCTTATCACTATAGGCCACAATTGCTTATAAAGTATTACAGTCATAGGTTTTTGCACAGAAAGAGAGGAGAGGCTGACACTTGATGGGTTTCTCTTATTaagttttcatttgtttatcctttttatttatttattaatgttattgacacaagtttttttcattGGGGAAAGAAATTTGGGTAATAATATGCTACTGTGATGTATCTTGTAAGGCTAAAGATGATTCTATGCATGTTTAAAGGAACAATCTGAGTTTGTCAAATACTACTGTGGTCATACATATTTGATTTCTCTCAATTGTAATCTTaattattcatgttcttcacTATCTTGGTTAATTTGCT contains the following coding sequences:
- the LOC137742833 gene encoding RNA exonuclease 4-like, encoding MEYKVESTEILRNKCAACYRQFNRIEHLVEHMRTSYHSAHEPMCGICKKHCRYFESLREHLIGPLPKQECRNIFSTRGCKICLAILESPYALRVHQDRCQLSGGNAGLLGRFANLGIRDNTESGSTGGTQVVALACKMVGGGSDGSLDLCAKVCLTDEYDNIIFQSYVMPLIPVTNYRYETTGIRPEYLRDAIPLRQVQKKIQDFLCNGEPMWRIRLRSGRARILVGHGLDHDLDSLQVEYPQVMIRDTAKYPPLMKSSKLSNSLKYLTQAYLGYDIQTGIQDPYEDCVATMKIYKRMRSQVHKVEAYPLASDTKNRNNFAAWRQNELERMSPDQMMEISRSDYYCWCLDSYSG